Proteins encoded by one window of Xanthomonas sp. DAR 80977:
- a CDS encoding YceI family protein: MSSRFASPAAVAASLVAMLAAAPAFAADYVQAPGSSLVFASKYDGEVFTGQFPGFDTKLSFDPANLAGAKLDVAIPLAGAKSGNADRDSTLQGADFFDVAKFATAHYRADKFRSLGNNQYAADGTLELRGVSKPVTLTFTWTPGAQPVLAGRATVKRLDFGVGGGDWADTKTIPNETAISTKVVFKAK, translated from the coding sequence ATGTCGTCCCGTTTCGCCTCCCCCGCCGCCGTCGCCGCCAGCCTGGTGGCGATGCTCGCCGCCGCCCCCGCCTTCGCCGCCGACTACGTGCAGGCGCCGGGCTCGAGCCTGGTGTTCGCCAGCAAGTACGACGGCGAAGTGTTCACCGGCCAGTTCCCCGGCTTCGACACCAAGCTCAGCTTCGACCCGGCCAACCTGGCCGGCGCCAAGCTCGACGTGGCGATCCCGCTGGCCGGCGCCAAGAGCGGCAATGCCGACCGCGACTCCACCCTGCAGGGCGCGGATTTCTTCGATGTCGCCAAGTTCGCCACCGCCCACTACCGCGCCGACAAGTTCCGTTCGCTGGGCAACAACCAGTACGCTGCCGACGGCACCCTGGAACTGCGCGGCGTGTCCAAGCCGGTGACCCTGACCTTCACCTGGACCCCCGGCGCACAGCCGGTGCTGGCCGGCAGGGCCACCGTCAAGCGCCTGGACTTCGGCGTCGGCGGCGGCGACTGGGCCGACACCAAGACCATCCCCAACGAAACCGCGATCAGCACCAAGGTCGTGTTCAAGGCGAAGTGA
- a CDS encoding cytochrome b yields the protein MTAKNTADRWGGVSQTLHWLIAALILLLGVVGLTMGELPKTPKYFWVYTAHKSLGLTVLALVIARLGWRLYAGAPKPVPGTPGWQERIASATHALLYVLIFAMPLSGWLYDSSSGLRPFRWFGLVAVPKLSAPNEQLRDLSHATHEWGFWILIAVVLAHAGAAFYHHLFQRDATLARMLPRGWLTPKS from the coding sequence ATGACCGCCAAGAACACCGCCGACCGTTGGGGCGGCGTCAGCCAGACCCTGCATTGGCTGATCGCCGCGCTGATCCTGTTGCTGGGCGTGGTCGGGCTGACCATGGGCGAATTGCCGAAGACGCCCAAGTACTTCTGGGTCTACACCGCGCACAAGTCGCTCGGCCTGACCGTGCTGGCGCTGGTGATCGCACGCCTGGGCTGGCGCCTGTACGCCGGCGCGCCCAAGCCGGTGCCGGGCACGCCGGGCTGGCAGGAACGCATCGCCAGCGCCACCCATGCGCTGCTGTACGTGCTGATCTTCGCCATGCCGCTGTCCGGCTGGCTGTACGACTCCAGCAGCGGCCTGCGTCCGTTCCGCTGGTTCGGCCTGGTCGCCGTGCCCAAGCTCAGCGCCCCGAACGAACAGCTGCGCGACCTGTCGCACGCCACCCACGAATGGGGCTTCTGGATCCTGATCGCGGTGGTGCTGGCGCATGCCGGCGCCGCCTTCTACCACCACCTGTTCCAACGCGATGCCACCCTGGCGCGGATGTTGCCGCGCGGCTGGCTGACCCCCAAGTCCTGA
- a CDS encoding YceI family protein yields MFQRCLIALLLTLPTAALAAPAQYALDPVHTRVLFAIEHAGFSKALGTVSGSTGSLLFDPDDWRSARLDARVPLQRLDLGDDKWNRAALARNLVDGEHFPEAHFVSTRIEPVDATHAKVFGTLTLHGVSREIALDVTLNALKRHPLPPFRRTVGFSATTTLQRADFGIAAWPSVIGGTVELRIEAEATREGRADTDPAPAATPAADTPTPSPSPSQEPTP; encoded by the coding sequence ATGTTCCAGCGCTGCCTCATCGCCCTGCTGCTGACCCTGCCCACCGCCGCGCTGGCGGCCCCGGCGCAGTACGCGCTGGACCCGGTGCACACCCGCGTGCTGTTCGCGATCGAGCACGCCGGCTTCTCCAAGGCGCTGGGCACCGTGTCCGGCAGCACCGGCAGCCTGCTGTTCGACCCCGACGACTGGCGCAGCGCGCGGCTGGACGCGCGGGTGCCGCTGCAGCGGCTGGACCTGGGCGACGACAAGTGGAACCGCGCCGCGCTGGCGCGCAACCTGGTCGACGGCGAGCATTTTCCCGAGGCGCACTTCGTCTCCACCCGGATCGAACCGGTCGACGCCACCCACGCCAAGGTGTTCGGCACGCTGACCCTGCACGGGGTCAGCCGCGAGATCGCGCTGGACGTGACCCTCAACGCGTTGAAGCGGCATCCGCTGCCGCCGTTCCGCCGCACCGTGGGGTTCTCCGCCACCACCACGCTGCAGCGCGCCGACTTCGGCATCGCCGCCTGGCCGTCGGTGATCGGCGGCACCGTCGAACTGCGCATCGAGGCCGAAGCCACCCGCGAGGGCCGCGCCGACACCGACCCGGCGCCAGCGGCCACGCCCGCCGCCGACACCCCCACCCCATCGCCCAGCCCCAGCCAGGAACCCACGCCATGA
- a CDS encoding hybrid sensor histidine kinase/response regulator: protein MQIPCPRRLRRGWLLVWLLLAGCCCASALAAVPELPRFRVLGAEQGLPSTEISRLALDRDGYLWIASGDGLARYDGREFRLWRHDPADPQSLRCNYVQELHIDARNRVWVACEGGGLSMLDGRRRGFRHFNMATQPAMRSDEVFAIASRGDEVVFGTYAGGLYRVPADGRVQRIQAGDGEIDAMLDGAIVGLGFDDAGVLWVGTFKGMVRYDGTRASAYRLPGPADAQQKVAAVMALADGLWVSAGGELYQLGHDGRWQRADWTGALQRGVLCMAEDGNGGYWLGNGQGLWHKPAAGALRHIGEGEAAVAGANVVVSMLRDKEGGLWVSLPTRGLGYLRPGWRRLAVLGPAHGLAPDLYASLAPARDGGVWLAGTGGNVYRLQPSSGELGKPLWTPGLPGVRVLSVLEDTAGELWLGSSAMLLRAPAGGGALQGWGRTSAADATPELGVNSWLRERADGTLWMAAPGFGVQVRALADGHVLDNIHGPQRGLAAAADIAAFDLAPDGTPWLAAERLHYWDAAAGQFRTPPEFAGERVQSFAFADAQTLWVHRLAGLELWRREGGHWRQVHRYAAAEGVPATESQGLVVDQQGRAWLGTRRGLFRVDPRHAPAVRAFGTRNGLSSQEMVKRGLLMAANGVLVAAAADGSVALLDTRLPDPPPVSLTLSMESVQVRRGERLLALPVNGGFALQPDDRDLRVVARLLSFVDPEGIGYRFRLSGYDRDWVAVGAAGERTLPQLPAGEHVLEVQARTRDGAWSPTLRLPFRVYPPWWRSVWGIAGLLAAAALLLLVSLRAYRRRLRRQHAWQLALHKQEVAEQASLAKTRFLATLGHEVRTPMTGVLGMSELLLATPLDPRQRGYTESIRRAGTHLLHLVNDALDLARIEAGRLQLDLQPFALQALITDVVNLMAPLAQARGLRFECHDTLPGAVTVNGDAVRVRQILLNLIGNAIKFTASGSVTLHVSPLQSGHGLCVEVADTGPGISAEQQARLFQRFEQGEGPRTAARYGGSGLGLAISQELAMAMGGRIQVDSRLGHGARFRVTLPLRWQPRPAEAVTVVPLPTRVQAPLRILLVEDEPTVAQVMAELLRGRGHHVVCAAHGLEALTEVTQASFDLGLLDLDLPALDGLALARQLRALGYAFPLIAVTARSDGEAEAAAKAAGFARFVRKPVTGDMLAEAIRGAMESGGGTQD from the coding sequence ATGCAAATCCCCTGTCCTCGACGCCTGCGCCGCGGCTGGCTGCTCGTCTGGCTGCTGCTGGCCGGTTGCTGCTGCGCCAGCGCGCTGGCGGCGGTGCCGGAACTGCCGCGGTTCCGGGTGCTGGGCGCCGAACAGGGGCTGCCGTCCACCGAGATCTCGCGCCTGGCCCTGGATCGCGACGGCTACCTGTGGATCGCCAGCGGCGACGGCCTGGCCCGCTACGACGGGCGCGAGTTCCGCCTCTGGCGCCACGATCCGGCCGATCCGCAGTCGCTGCGCTGCAACTACGTGCAGGAGCTGCACATCGATGCGCGCAACCGGGTCTGGGTCGCCTGCGAAGGCGGCGGCCTGAGCATGCTCGATGGCCGGCGCCGCGGGTTCCGTCATTTCAACATGGCCACGCAACCGGCGATGCGCAGCGACGAGGTGTTCGCCATCGCCAGCCGCGGCGACGAGGTGGTGTTCGGCACCTATGCCGGCGGCCTGTATCGGGTGCCCGCGGACGGGCGCGTGCAGCGCATCCAGGCCGGCGACGGCGAGATCGACGCGATGCTCGACGGCGCGATCGTGGGCCTGGGGTTCGACGACGCCGGGGTGCTGTGGGTCGGCACCTTCAAGGGCATGGTGCGTTACGACGGCACGCGCGCCAGCGCCTACCGGTTGCCCGGTCCAGCGGACGCGCAGCAGAAGGTCGCGGCGGTGATGGCGCTTGCGGACGGCCTGTGGGTCAGCGCCGGCGGCGAGCTGTACCAGCTCGGCCACGATGGCCGCTGGCAGCGCGCCGACTGGACCGGCGCGCTGCAGCGCGGGGTGCTGTGCATGGCCGAGGACGGCAACGGCGGCTATTGGCTCGGCAACGGCCAGGGGCTGTGGCACAAGCCGGCCGCCGGCGCGTTGCGCCACATCGGCGAGGGCGAAGCGGCGGTGGCCGGCGCCAACGTGGTGGTGAGCATGTTGCGCGACAAGGAGGGCGGGCTGTGGGTGTCCCTGCCGACCCGCGGCCTGGGGTATCTGCGTCCGGGCTGGCGGCGGCTGGCGGTGCTGGGGCCGGCGCACGGCCTGGCGCCGGACCTGTACGCCAGCCTGGCGCCGGCCCGCGACGGCGGCGTGTGGCTGGCCGGCACCGGCGGCAACGTGTACCGGCTGCAGCCGTCCAGCGGCGAGTTGGGCAAGCCGCTGTGGACGCCGGGCCTGCCCGGCGTGCGCGTGCTGTCGGTGCTGGAGGACACGGCCGGCGAGCTGTGGCTGGGCAGCAGCGCCATGTTGCTGCGCGCTCCGGCCGGCGGCGGCGCGCTGCAGGGCTGGGGACGCACGTCGGCGGCCGATGCCACCCCCGAGCTGGGCGTCAACAGCTGGCTGCGCGAGCGTGCCGACGGCACCTTGTGGATGGCCGCGCCCGGGTTCGGGGTGCAGGTGCGCGCGCTCGCCGACGGCCACGTGCTGGACAACATCCACGGCCCGCAGCGCGGCCTGGCCGCCGCCGCCGATATCGCCGCGTTCGATCTGGCGCCGGACGGCACGCCGTGGCTGGCCGCCGAACGCCTGCATTACTGGGATGCCGCCGCCGGGCAATTCCGCACGCCGCCGGAGTTCGCCGGCGAGCGGGTGCAGTCGTTCGCCTTCGCCGATGCGCAGACCTTGTGGGTGCACCGCCTGGCCGGGCTCGAGCTGTGGCGCCGCGAGGGCGGCCACTGGCGGCAGGTGCATCGCTATGCGGCGGCCGAGGGCGTGCCGGCGACCGAGTCGCAGGGCCTGGTCGTCGACCAGCAGGGCCGCGCCTGGCTGGGCACGCGCCGCGGCCTGTTCCGGGTCGATCCGCGGCACGCGCCCGCCGTGCGCGCGTTCGGCACCCGCAACGGTTTGAGCAGCCAGGAAATGGTCAAGCGCGGGCTGTTGATGGCCGCCAACGGGGTGCTGGTGGCCGCCGCGGCCGATGGCAGCGTGGCGCTGCTGGACACGCGGTTGCCGGATCCGCCGCCGGTGTCGTTGACGCTGAGCATGGAGAGCGTGCAGGTGCGCCGCGGCGAGCGGCTGCTGGCGCTGCCGGTGAACGGCGGTTTCGCCCTGCAGCCGGACGACCGCGACCTGCGGGTGGTGGCGCGGCTGCTGTCGTTCGTCGATCCGGAGGGGATCGGCTACCGCTTCCGCCTGTCCGGCTACGACCGCGACTGGGTCGCGGTCGGCGCCGCCGGCGAGCGCACGCTGCCGCAGCTGCCGGCCGGCGAGCACGTGCTCGAGGTGCAGGCGCGCACCCGCGACGGCGCCTGGTCGCCGACCCTGCGGCTGCCGTTCCGGGTCTATCCGCCGTGGTGGCGCAGCGTGTGGGGCATCGCCGGGCTGCTCGCCGCCGCCGCGCTGCTGCTGCTGGTCTCGCTGCGCGCCTACCGCCGCCGCCTGCGCCGCCAGCATGCCTGGCAACTGGCGCTGCACAAGCAGGAGGTGGCCGAGCAGGCGTCGCTGGCCAAGACCCGTTTCCTGGCCACGCTGGGGCACGAGGTGCGTACGCCGATGACCGGCGTGCTCGGCATGAGCGAACTGCTGCTGGCCACGCCGCTGGATCCCAGGCAGCGCGGCTACACCGAATCGATCCGCCGTGCCGGCACGCATCTGCTGCACCTGGTCAACGACGCGCTGGACCTGGCGCGGATCGAGGCCGGGCGCCTGCAGCTGGATCTGCAGCCGTTCGCGCTGCAGGCGCTGATCACCGACGTGGTGAACCTGATGGCGCCGCTGGCGCAGGCGCGCGGGCTACGCTTCGAATGCCACGACACCTTGCCGGGCGCGGTGACCGTCAATGGCGATGCGGTGCGGGTGCGGCAGATCCTGCTCAACCTGATCGGCAACGCGATCAAGTTCACCGCCAGCGGCTCGGTGACCCTGCACGTGTCGCCGCTGCAGAGCGGGCACGGGCTGTGCGTGGAGGTCGCCGACACCGGCCCGGGCATCAGCGCCGAGCAGCAGGCGCGGCTGTTCCAGCGCTTCGAACAGGGCGAAGGCCCGCGCACCGCCGCCCGCTACGGCGGCAGCGGGCTGGGCCTGGCGATCAGCCAGGAACTGGCGATGGCGATGGGTGGGCGCATCCAGGTCGACAGCCGGCTCGGGCATGGCGCGCGCTTCCGGGTGACGCTGCCGCTGCGCTGGCAGCCGCGGCCCGCCGAGGCGGTCACCGTGGTGCCGCTGCCGACGCGGGTGCAGGCGCCGTTGCGGATCCTGCTGGTCGAGGACGAACCCACCGTGGCCCAGGTGATGGCCGAACTGCTGCGCGGCCGCGGCCACCACGTGGTCTGCGCCGCGCACGGGCTGGAGGCGCTGACCGAAGTGACCCAGGCCAGCTTCGACCTGGGCCTGCTGGACCTGGACCTGCCGGCGCTCGACGGCCTGGCGTTGGCGCGACAGCTGCGCGCGCTCGGCTACGCGTTCCCATTGATCGCGGTCACCGCGCGTTCCGACGGCGAGGCCGAGGCCGCGGCCAAGGCGGCCGGTTTCGCCCGCTTCGTGCGTAAGCCGGTCACCGGCGACATGTTGGCCGAGGCGATCAGGGGCGCGATGGAGTCGGGGGGCGGGACGCAGGACTAG